Part of the Spinacia oleracea cultivar Varoflay chromosome 5, BTI_SOV_V1, whole genome shotgun sequence genome, CGCACTTGAACAGACAATCAGCTACCGATGATAATGCACGTTTGGTTATCACGCACAAGCTTGCATCTGCTGTATACCTTCAAGTCAGCACAATTAGTCAGGCGCTTATATTTGTTACTCGATCTAGAAGTTGGTCTTTTGTGGAGCGCCCTGGTCTATTGCTAGTTGGTGCTTTCATAGTTGCTCAGCTGGTAATTTATTTATGTGCCTTATATTCAAGAATACATTTTCTCTGATTCCTAGGTTGAATCCTAATTCAGCTACTCCACCTTACAGGTCGCTACTTTGATTGCGGTATATGCAAATTGGGCGTTTGCTGCAATTGAAGGAATTGGTTGGGGTTGGGCTGGTGTCATTTGGCTGTTCAATGTCATCTTCTATATCCCACTTGATTTTGTCAAATTCTTCATCCGTTATGTTCTCAGTGGAAGAGCTTGGGATCTCGTCATTGAACAAAGGGTATGCATGGCAGCAAGTTATCGCTgaacttcaatttttttttttttttttaagatgtACGGTAACAAAACTGCTCTCTCTATTTGCAGATTGCCTTCACAAAAAAGAAAGATTTTGGAAAGGAAGAACGTGAGCTTAAGTGGGCTCATGCACAAAGAACTCTTCATGGACTACAAGCACCAGACCCCAAGATGTTTACCGATCGAACAAGTTACCATGAACTCAATCAAATGGCTGAGGAGGCCAAAAGAAGAGCTGAAATGGCTAGGTATGTAAATTTTCTTGTGCTAAAACCGCAGTTGAATGTTCCCCGCAATTCTTTCTTGCAGATATGACTACATAAAATTTTGAAAGCCCTCTAAAAGCTGATACTAAACACAGCACTTCATACCTGGAAAATTAGATTTTGATTAGAACCAGTACTCCGTAATTTGCTGTGTGCCTTGTGCATATAATGGAAGGATAGAAATTATCTTCTGCTCACCTGTTACATTACTTGCCTTGTTGCAGGTTGAGGGAACTTCTTACCCTGAAAGGGCACGTGGATTCTGTGGTGAAGCTGAAGGGGCTCGACATTGAGACAATTCAGGGATCATACACTGTCTGAGGTTAAACAAATGGTTATACAATAGCATTAAATATGAAATGCTGAGCGTAAAGATTAGTACAGCATGTAGTTGTGAGTTagcttttttctttattttttttcttcttttcaagCTACTTCCTTATTCGTGTAACATGCTCTTACTATTTTGAAATGAAAAGTTCTTCCATCTATTTTCGTCCATGATCTTTTCTCCTTTGTTTGCAATATGCAATTGGGGCTTATAAGTGTGAGCAGCCGGCTTAAAATTGTCTTCTTACAGTTCAATGGCCTTTGGGATATTGTTGTCGGCCACATCTGTTAAACTAGTTAACTGTGTGGTGATAATAGTCATATGGGTTTGATTTTTTGTGACTTTGGAAGTTCATAGGTGGAATTTGGAATGTTTGTTCACCTTTTTTTTTAGATGATGTACATTGATGTATATTTCTCGAAATAATAGTGACATGACCCGTATATGGGATATTTCGGAAATTTTGCCTCATTATAGACTAAGATTGTTTTAGTTAACTACTTCAGAGAATCATATGTACTTCTATTAATGCTATGCTTTGGAGAAGTTTAAGCCTTTTACTTGCTGTTTGAGGGTTGCCAGTGTCGGGTTTTGGAATCTTTGAAGAACTTATAGTCACAACTCACATGCATACTTCTCTGTCTTTCTCATTCTCTAACCTACCTCACTAACTACCAGAACTATACCACCACATTAATAGCATTTACTTTAGCGTCCATTAATTGCAAGATTAGGGTATGCAAATTCattattaaattttttaaaatggtTAAGCAAGACAGCAGGTAAGATAAGGAGTCAGCATTTGGTTTGCTTAGAATTTCTTGATTAGTCTCTATTTTCCATCTTTTGATACTGTAAATGCATTTACTGGTGTACAGCACATCGACTTGCCATAGTTGCCTATTGTTTCACAATGTTAAGTGACTTGATTCTGCACGATAATTCCTGTAGTAGAAAGTTCTTTGATGCAGCATTTCATGCAGGTCAGTCTCTGTTGGAAGTTGAGAGTGGAATGTGTCTATTTTTAAAAGACTAGTCCAGCTAATTACCTAACACCGAGGCAACTAACAGAGTGCGAAATGTCATTAGTACTGCATTTACTTGGTGTCTAACCACATTTGTTTCATTCAGAACATTTCGTTTCTTGTTACTAGTTAGGGTTACTTTACCTTTCATCTCAAACGTTATCTATGTTTCTAGCCTAGTTAGTGTCCATACACATTATTTAACTTTTTTAAGCTTCTAAAAAGTCTTTCTTCGGATTGGATTCCCGACTTCTAGTTATAGATCTCGTACTTTTCTTTCCGCCCCATACCCTCCTGTCCCTTCAGTTTATAGTTTGTGGCATGTGAAACAGAGCAAATAAGGAAAGTTAGCTGTGAAGAAGGCCATAACTGTACTTATTGTCTAATTGTTCTTCGCTGTTTTCCTAATTTGTAGAGTTGtgggttagggttagggttagggttagggttagggaCCATCTATCAGTTGAACTATGGATGCATCCATGCCCATGCAGCTATGCCTGCTAAGAAAGTATTTCATCTGATAATGCAAactgatttaagtaatcatgcCCTGTCTGTCCTAAAAACGCGTAGTTTGGTACTGTTATGGTCTATCATGCAGGAAATAATGGTGACCCATATGAATGTAATACTGCATAAGTAAGTTCATGCCAATGTCCGCGAAGATGCAACTTTATATATAAATTCATCACCATAACCACAACCTATTCCGGCCTACCAAACACGCCGTTGTGATAAGTATATACTGTAATTTACATGAGTAAAAACTAAAGCAGAAACATCCTTTCCTGTTTTCTGCAGTCTCTGACGGCGAAAATCATACAGATCCCTTCTGAGACTCACTAAGTTCTACACAACCTATAGGTTCTATATCTATTTTCTTGGCATTTTCATTACTCCCTTTATACTTAAACCATTTAGAACACCCAAGGAAATACAGAAAGTTTACTGTACATAGTGCACCTATCATGTAATAgaaataatccaatttcccttTGTTAAGATCTTCATCTAACCAATCACCTGATGTTCCTTTCTTTGTCGTTCTATGAACTATAGAGATCAACAAACTGGTTAAGTAGCTCGACATTCCGATCCCTAAAAAGAAGATAGATCCAGCAATGCTCCTCATGTTTTCAGGAAACTGTTTGTAGTAGAATTCCACCTGACCAATCGCCATGAATGCTTCTGCAAGTCCTGCTAAACCTAAAGGAAAAACCAGCCAGAAACTTGACATTGAAGAAATCTCTCCTTTTCTTGGGAAAATTCCGAGTGTTGGTTCTGTTAGTGCAAGGTTCCTGCGATGACTTTCTATCAACCCTGCCACGAGCATTGTGAGAATGGAGAATACTATCCCGATTCCCATCCTTTGAAGAATCGTGATTCCACCCTCTTTTCCTTTGATTTTCTCGAGGAATGGGACTAATATCCGATCATAGATTGGGATCCAAACAGTGAGGCTTATCATCATGAAAACGATGTAGGATGAAgctggaattttgaattttgtttttccAAAGCTTCTATCAGATTGAAGTGCTTGGAATATCACGTACGTGTGCATCAGCACGATAGGAACATGGTATATTATGGCTGATGCCCAAATGGGTAACACTCTTAGTATGCATTTCAGTTCTTCTACCTGCTGCATTGTGCAGAGTTTCCAAGCATCAGCTGCTGAACCGTCAGGTTTGATTTGGTCGTCAGGGGTTATTATCGCGGCTTTCTCAAAGAATCTGAAAACATTTCAGTACAATCTAAGTAGTTAGATATCAGCAATTCAGCATTGATTCACCCTCTATGAGCACACAATATTTAGCATAATATAGACAGGTCTGTACCTGAACTGGTTTGTGTGAGGCAATTTGGAGTTGAAAGAATCAGAAGACACAAACTTCAGCACAGAACTCGACTGAGAATCCGGGTGCTTCAGTTTGCTTTTTCTTATTGCAGCAACTATAACCTGAATTAAACTCAACATAGGACTACCTTGAGGCTTAATCTTCACATAAATCTTGGAACCCATGAAGAACAGCAAACAAGCAATGAACATAAGACCTGCAGGAATGGCTAATCCGATGCTCCAACTCACATTGGATTGCACATACACTATCAGTGTCAAAGACACCATTTGTGCAAAAGTGTAAGTGAAGAAGTACCAATTGAAGAAACTGTTGATCCCTCTTTTTCCTGATTCTGTATTAGGGTTGAACTGATCAGCTCCGAAGGCTAAGTTACACGGTCTTATTCCTGCTGCTCCTACTATCAGTAGTCCGAACCCCATCAGTAAAAATGCTGTCTGTCCTTGTGACGGTCCAGTGCAGTTTCTTTCCTCGTCTCCGCATGGGGGAGGATGAAGCTTCTTGATTACTGCTGTTAGGTCTATAACAAATAATCCCTGTGGATAAAAAAAGGTGACAGAAAGTTTGCAGACAGTAAGATTTTTCTTAAAGGCAGTCATTTTAAAGTTTGCATCTTTGTTACTATGTCTACATAATCTGCTTATAATTATAGCCAATTTTCTTGCTAATCTTACTGTTTTAAGTAATTTCAGTATTTCTGACAGTAGTATGGTTTAAGTTGAATAACGAATTTAGAATTAGTCGTTTTAATACTAGATATGTTGATTTTGAAAGCCGACAGCCTGAGATTTGAAACTACTTTTCTAGTTCAACTTGTACTTTGTATTAAGTCTGCAAACTAACTAAAACTGACTAGTAGTTGCTGTTTTGCAGTTTAAAAAGGCAAACATCAGCATATaagcaaaatacaagtaaaggaaggttgaATTCTAACACACAGACGCCTGGAAATATTGATGCACTATTTGCAGTTAAAAAGTTCAACTATGGTCTTAAATCATGGCAATATTGACTGATAAGAGTATGAATGCAGAAAAAATTACCAGAAACGAGGCAATGGTGGCGAATCCCAGGGTGGTGTAGCGGCCAAAGTAGGTATCAGAAAGGAAAGCCCCTAACAAAGTTGCAAAGTTGGTGGTGCCATTAAAGATGGTGATCAAAGTTGTTGCTGTAATCGTCTTCATGTTGAATACTGTTGTCAAGTACACCAACAAGTTGGACAAGGTACCTATTGCTCCGAGTTTTTCGAATGTCTCATTTCCTGCAATTTTTTTACACATAAAAGTTCAGTTAACCATTGAGAAAACTATCAAGTTTaggtaaaaagaaaagaaatattTGTTACCTATAATGAAAGGCATGGCCTTTAGTCCTCTGTAGTTGAACTTTGGCTTTTCATTGTCGTCAACTCGCTTAGTTTCTTCCATGGCTTCACCTAAGGATGGTGCTATCTCTTTCGTTCTCGGTGTTTCTAGTGTTTAAGTGTAACTTTTATAACTCAGAAATGTTGGTGCCAGGCTTAATGACTAAAGGGTCGTTGATGCAACGTTTACCCACCTGGCCACCTTGACCTGTTTTGAACAAGAGAAGTTGACTTTTACAAGGAAATTGCCGAATGTGACGGTCATCGTGTTCTCAAAccaatcatatttttttttcatcttttaCAGTATTGCACTGTAGAATATGATTGGTTTTAGAGTACGCTAGAACTAGACAACAACATTCAATTCCCTTGTTTATATGTGTTCATAGTACAATGAAATTTCCTGCATCTTAGAGTCCCACATCATGATGGATTCATGGACACAATTCACCAGGGGAAAACAATGCTTCTATTATTACCGACGAATACATTTGTAAATAAAAGGAATTAAGTTTCTCTACTAGTAACTATGATTGGTTTGAGAGTACGCGATGATAACACTTGTAGTTCTAATGACTGTAGTACTAGACTACAACTTGGCATTCCACACAATATTAATGATTGTTATGAAAACAAATCTAAAGAATCTAAACACAAGTGACAAGTTATAATAAGGTTTATACGATGATTAAGGTTTTAATTCACATCAATTTTATATAATTCAGTTCACTTTTCTCTCTTAATCACTTTTTGTTGTTGTCAAGGTAATCACTCACTTGCTGAGCATTGATGAGACTGACATGATTAAAACATAAAAAGAGTACTTATTTGGAAAAGCATGGTTTTAAAAAACACTAATAAGTGAATATTGGGTGAATAGAGCGCACTCTTGGTGGACTTTCCGACAGGTATCATTCTCACTTGATGAACATGCTACCAATTACTTAGAAAACTTTATCGACTAAACTAGTTGTATATCTGCAGGACTGCAACCGAATGCTGCCTCTTAATTTCACTACTGTTCTAGGATCTAATGAACTGTGGGATTGTGGATGACTATAACATGAATAAGTTGATACAGACTATTTATATCACTAGATAGGTTGATAGTGACTTCTCAAAGCCTTATGCCGCTATTCTATTTCCTTCTCATGCGCCATGCGGCCTTCTGCATAGCACACGGTTGATTGCTCTGTTACGCTTCTTTGACACACAGTTGATGCTGCTGCAGCCTGCAGCCTGCAGcttgaattgttgaattgttttcttttcatttaaaacacaACCTCTAAAAATCCTAACAGGATTTGAAAGTTCAAATGTATGCAACCTTACATGATTAAAGGGCATCCTAGAGTTTTAGCACGTCGATCATCCTACATAGACATTTTgagactaaggctttgttgttgttgttgttgtttgttgatCATCCTACATAAAACGCGTTTTTAGGTCCAGGGTTGTCGCGAGGCCACAACGTAACCCCTATCAAGCACCCCTTGGTTCCACCTTCTTGTTACAACCTCTTACCTCTCAAAACCAAATTAACTAAGCTTGCATCCCTTGATGATGGGCGTGCCTTGGCACGACGGTCAAGTGTCTACTTGCTATCTGCTACGTCTCACGTGTCTACTTGCTATTTGCTAGGTCACGGTTTCAATCCCTGAAAACAACCTCTTTATGAAAATAAGGATAAGACTGCATACATTTGGACCTTCCCGAAACCGTACACTAAACAGCGGGAGTGTTGTGTGCTAGGTACGCGTACAACATATCCGGATATCCCCTCAACAACAAAAAGTTGTAAGAATTAATTGGGATATTCCAATAACATTTGTTGTTTGTTTATGTGGTTAGAAGCTTGAAGGGAAATATATATGGTCCCAAAAGTTATACTAGCCTTATACTGTGGGAAATgcattaaatttaattaaattacatgATGCCATTTACAAGATTAGTATCTATCTGCTTAAAGATGATAAGATTCCAACTTTCAGAACCAAAATTCAACCACAATTATGTTCCTGAGTTCTATTTGTGACTCCACCATTTATTTTTTGGTCCCCATGTTATGTGTTTCTATACTAGAAAAGGCACATACTTTTTCCAAATTTGTTGGTGCTTAATTACTGTACTAAATATTTGTAAGATCCACAATTCCATATTAATCTCCTAGACCGACCGGAGTCCTGAAATTTGTGACTTTTTTCAGCAAGGCTTCGTTCTTTTCACCTGAAAGATCCTTATAGAGATTTTATTTAAACTCATTCGGACTTATTTTAGTTGTGGATTGTTGTTGACTAGACCATTTCTTTGACTTGTTTTTCTTAGGGGTTTTCGTGTAAAAAAATCGAAGCCTTAGTCTCGAAATTGTAAGGGATTTTAATCATGCTTTTCCTATTAAGTGATTCACAAATAATAACGGTAACATCATTACTCAAAAACGTAGATACCATAGTAACCTCCTAGTCCGATCCGAGTACTGAAATTTGTGATCTTTTTCCTGTAAGGCTTTGTTCTTTTTACCTGAAAAAACTTGCAGGAATTTGTTAATTTGAACTAATTTGGACTTTATTTTCCAAATATGAacttagcctttgttttgttcacCTGAAAAAACTTGCAggaatttgtttatttgaactAATCTGGACTTGGTTTtccttatatgaacttatttagTTCTGAATTGATATTGAGTAACCATTTTTTTGACTTGTTTTTCTTAAGGTTTTTCGTGTAACAGAGTCGAATCCTTAGTCTCGAAAATTGCAAGGGATTGTAATCATTCTTTTCCTATTATGTGATTCACAAACTACAATAGTAACATCATAACTATGCTTAGAAGATCAAGAGCTAGAAATTAGACATTAACACATAGCTAAACTTGTATAGTTAATGTCCAGTGACGGATCAGGATTTTATACAAGAGCTAGTTCTGAATTCTTTTCTTCAACGTTTTCATCATCTAATCTACCGATAGTTTCTCTATACCTATACCATCTTGCACACACCAGAAAATAGAAAAGATTCAGCAACTGTAAACCAGCAACAAGGTAGTAAAAATAATCAAGCCTTCCCTCATTCATGTCCTCTTCCAACCAACTTCCATTCTTCGACCCTTTACTCATCTTATCAACAGCAGTCTGTAAAAAACTTCCTAGGTAATTCGACACTGCTATCCCACAAAACAAGAACGCGCCACCAATACTGCGCATATTCTCAGGAAACTGTTTGTAGTAAAACTCAACTAATCCAATCATAGTAAACGCTTCTGATAATCCTGCTAATGTCAGAGGAAGCACCAACCATAACGCCGACATTGATGAGATTATGACCCCTGATTGAGGATCAACCCCTAAACCGGGCTTACTTAAGGCAAACACCCTTCTCGTGTGCTCAACTAACCCGAACACAACAAGGGTAAAAACCATTAGAGCCATACCGATCCCCATTTTCTGAAGGACTGTAATTCCGCTTTCTTTTCCTGTCATTTTCCTGAGTTTAGGGACTATGATCCTGTCATAGATTGGTATCCAGATTGTCATTGCTAACATTGTGAATATGGTGTAAGACGCGGCTGGGATCTGGAACTTGCTTCCTCCTACGTGTCTGTCGGACTGTAAGGCTTGGAATACGACGTAGTTTCCTGTGGTTACCATGGAAATGTAGTACACAACTCCAGAAATCCAGATGGGGAATACTCTGGTTATGCATTTTACTTGTTCTATTTGTTGTATGGGACAGAGTTTCCAGGGGTTTGTTGCTGATCCTTCTGGGTTTATTTTGTCTTCGCTTGTTACTATAGCTGCTTTGTCAAGGCATCTATACAGCAAAGAAAAACATGTCAGACAAGTGTATGTGAGCATGTGACTATTAATTCCGGATAGAGCGAGAATATAACTGTTGCTGCATTCGTACACAAACATTTCAATGATACATAAAGGAAAATTTGCTAACAACTATGCCCTCCATccatttttattctttacgcttTCTGTTTTGGGTATCTCATTTTATTctttacattttgaatatttcctTTCGTATTGTAGCATAAATATACTTAATACTATGGAGTATATCAAATCGTGCAAGTGACTATTTTAATGAACTAAATTTATTAGGGCACTAAACATTTCACATTTCCCCATTGAGATATTAAATTTCTCCCATTTTTCCAATGTCATATTttggataaaagtgaaaacattatcaaTTACCGTAATTTacattatttaaataaaaaaaagaaatatttatc contains:
- the LOC110804939 gene encoding protein NRT1/ PTR FAMILY 2.11, which codes for MEETKRVDDNEKPKFNYRGLKAMPFIIGNETFEKLGAIGTLSNLLVYLTTVFNMKTITATTLITIFNGTTNFATLLGAFLSDTYFGRYTTLGFATIASFLGLFVIDLTAVIKKLHPPPCGDEERNCTGPSQGQTAFLLMGFGLLIVGAAGIRPCNLAFGADQFNPNTESGKRGINSFFNWYFFTYTFAQMVSLTLIVYVQSNVSWSIGLAIPAGLMFIACLLFFMGSKIYVKIKPQGSPMLSLIQVIVAAIRKSKLKHPDSQSSSVLKFVSSDSFNSKLPHTNQFRFFEKAAIITPDDQIKPDGSAADAWKLCTMQQVEELKCILRVLPIWASAIIYHVPIVLMHTYVIFQALQSDRSFGKTKFKIPASSYIVFMMISLTVWIPIYDRILVPFLEKIKGKEGGITILQRMGIGIVFSILTMLVAGLIESHRRNLALTEPTLGIFPRKGEISSMSSFWLVFPLGLAGLAEAFMAIGQVEFYYKQFPENMRSIAGSIFFLGIGMSSYLTSLLISIVHRTTKKGTSGDWLDEDLNKGKLDYFYYMIGALCTVNFLYFLGCSKWFKYKGSNENAKKIDIEPIGCVELSESQKGSV
- the LOC110804935 gene encoding protein NRT1/ PTR FAMILY 2.11 gives rise to the protein MEIDKKPTMDDTKKKIKYNGVKAMPFVIGNETFEKLGTIGTSHNLLVYLTQVFNMKRMTATNVLNIFNGSANLATLVGAYLCDTYFGRYKTLGFASIASFLGMVFLTLTAVIPGLHPPHCTTAPENCTGPTTGQLAFLIGGLSFLIVGAGGIRPCNLAFGADQFDPETESGKRGISSFFNWYYFTLTFAVMISVTVVVYIQSSINWGIGLAIPAFFMFLSCALFFLGTKLYVMVLPQGSPLTSVVQVAVAAFKKRGLELPEKPSVMLFDYVSDQSINSKFPHSDQFRCLDKAAIVTSEDKINPEGSATNPWKLCPIQQIEQVKCITRVFPIWISGVVYYISMVTTGNYVVFQALQSDRHVGGSKFQIPAASYTIFTMLAMTIWIPIYDRIIVPKLRKMTGKESGITVLQKMGIGMALMVFTLVVFGLVEHTRRVFALSKPGLGVDPQSGVIISSMSALWLVLPLTLAGLSEAFTMIGLVEFYYKQFPENMRSIGGAFLFCGIAVSNYLGSFLQTAVDKMSKGSKNGSWLEEDMNEGRLDYFYYLVAGLQLLNLFYFLVCARWYRYRETIGRLDDENVEEKNSELALV